AATTTCAATTCTAATTGGGTGTAGCTGCTGAAATTCTTACCAGACAACAGCATATCCTCGTCATCAATTTTATAATACCAATTCACATTTATATCCATCCCATCCTCCTGATACTCCTTTAGTTGAGTCATAAGAAGATACAGATAACGTGCAGAACTGGTATTGAAATATTCTAAACTAAGATTGACAGTCAATGACTTTCTTCCATCCGCCAAATAGAAGGCAAGCAGTTTGTCAACTTTATCATAAAATTCTCTTGGGTCCTCAG
The sequence above is drawn from the Reichenbachiella sp. genome and encodes:
- a CDS encoding DUF1987 domain-containing protein: MEGIITIPRSENLNTTVDQRRFRNYVIKATSETPFVALEMANRTLLIKGTSHPEDPREFYDKVDKLLAFYLADGRKSLTVNLSLEYFNTSSARYLYLLMTQLKEYQEDGMDINVNWYYKIDDEDMLLSGKNFSSYTQLELKLVPTSPSRY